A window from Trinickia violacea encodes these proteins:
- a CDS encoding IclR family transcriptional regulator, giving the protein MRKAEIPVPETPEPEVSPTERAFHVIEMTAQLGRVSTADIVTALGIPKTTAHRLVSNLEEFGFLEHGMERGRYQVGPRLLELATNILAASTSHGPIHALLMEISRRTAETVSLGVMRGSEVVYIDSAIGNSPLTLNFQKGHRAPVHCTSSGRVFLANMERKQLDAYMLSGPWEPITPYTIVDPDRLRQEIETVRKQGYATNDSEFAIGVVGAAVPIASPNGRIIACLSISAPKARKSLEEVTLLVPMMQAAALRITKILGVISEDEVEEAVETKPGRRKRS; this is encoded by the coding sequence ATGCGCAAGGCAGAAATCCCCGTCCCAGAGACTCCGGAACCCGAGGTATCGCCTACTGAGCGAGCGTTTCACGTAATCGAAATGACCGCTCAGCTTGGCCGTGTATCGACGGCCGATATCGTCACCGCGCTCGGCATTCCGAAGACGACTGCTCACCGTCTCGTAAGCAACCTCGAGGAGTTCGGTTTCCTTGAGCACGGCATGGAACGGGGGCGATATCAGGTCGGTCCGCGTCTGCTGGAACTCGCGACCAACATTCTCGCTGCGTCCACCTCACACGGACCCATCCACGCATTGCTGATGGAGATTTCGAGGCGCACCGCTGAAACCGTGAGCTTGGGGGTCATGCGAGGGTCCGAGGTCGTGTATATCGACAGCGCCATTGGAAATTCACCACTGACCCTGAACTTCCAGAAGGGCCACCGTGCGCCGGTTCACTGCACGTCGAGTGGACGGGTCTTTCTCGCCAACATGGAGAGGAAGCAGCTCGACGCCTATATGCTCAGTGGCCCTTGGGAACCCATCACTCCCTACACCATCGTCGACCCCGACCGGCTGCGGCAGGAAATTGAAACGGTGCGCAAACAGGGTTACGCAACGAACGATTCAGAATTCGCCATCGGCGTCGTTGGCGCAGCGGTACCAATCGCGAGCCCGAATGGCCGCATCATCGCCTGCCTGAGCATCTCGGCACCGAAGGCGCGCAAATCGCTCGAAGAGGTCACGCTTCTCGTTCCCATGATGCAAGCTGCAGCGCTTCGTATCACGAAGATTCTGGGCGTCATCAGCGAAGATGAAGTTGAAGAAGCAGTGGAGACAAAGCCAGGCCGACGCAAACGGAGCTGA
- a CDS encoding alpha/beta hydrolase-fold protein, which translates to MLGNEADWEQYDSTKVMLERGWSGSEILVDQGDADEFLHTQLKPTLLAAAAEKAGVPLHLCMRAGYDHSYYFVSTFIGAHIEHHARYLSTADSKA; encoded by the coding sequence ATCCTTGGCAACGAGGCAGATTGGGAGCAGTACGACTCGACAAAGGTAATGCTTGAACGTGGATGGAGTGGCTCGGAGATTCTGGTTGACCAGGGCGACGCAGACGAATTTCTGCACACGCAACTGAAACCGACCCTGCTGGCGGCGGCCGCCGAAAAGGCCGGCGTTCCTCTGCACTTGTGTATGCGAGCCGGATACGACCATAGCTACTACTTCGTCTCGACATTTATCGGCGCGCATATCGAACATCACGCGCGCTACCTGTCCACCGCTGATTCGAAAGCCTAA
- a CDS encoding aminotransferase class V-fold PLP-dependent enzyme, translated as MNVSDKFAAARAQFPVTKRLLYLDSAHQTPLSTNVKAALEEFLSEGHEMGGPKPVWLRRAEETRERVAKFFNAAPAEIAFTKNTSEGLNIAANAVPLEAGDNVVLIEGDHPNNAYAWLNLKRKGVEVRFAKLKDDEIATAGTVAPYIDKHTKVVTLSHVTFHAGQVHDIGGIGKLCKDKGIYLVVDAMQSVGVIPLDVKALNISALAAGTHKGLLVPQGLGILYVAEGLDELQPTFLAMSSMARPPADYIARPEDLEVRKDAARFEFGNVNLPDLQALSSAIDLIESVGVPDIQKHVVALGGRLIKHLDELSVRLVGPREHGHRSHIYVLALPVSKWADFFARNLVRVSPERGGIRVSFGMFNTFDDVDRLAEIIRKGLKEDTLVAIEQVD; from the coding sequence ATGAACGTATCCGACAAATTCGCCGCCGCACGTGCTCAGTTTCCCGTGACCAAGCGCCTGCTATACCTCGACTCTGCGCACCAGACGCCGCTTTCGACGAACGTTAAGGCGGCGCTCGAGGAGTTCCTTTCGGAAGGTCACGAGATGGGCGGTCCCAAGCCCGTCTGGCTGCGCCGTGCAGAAGAAACACGGGAACGTGTCGCCAAGTTCTTCAATGCTGCGCCCGCCGAAATTGCATTCACAAAGAATACGTCTGAAGGTTTGAACATCGCCGCCAATGCCGTCCCGCTAGAGGCAGGCGACAACGTGGTGCTAATCGAGGGCGACCATCCTAACAATGCGTATGCGTGGCTGAACCTTAAGCGCAAGGGGGTCGAAGTCCGCTTCGCCAAGCTGAAGGATGATGAAATTGCGACCGCTGGTACCGTCGCGCCCTATATCGACAAGCACACGAAGGTCGTCACGCTGTCCCATGTGACGTTCCACGCGGGTCAGGTACACGACATTGGCGGCATCGGGAAGCTGTGCAAGGACAAGGGCATCTATTTGGTCGTCGACGCAATGCAGTCGGTTGGTGTGATTCCTCTCGATGTGAAGGCACTGAATATCTCCGCGCTGGCTGCAGGCACTCACAAGGGCCTTCTGGTTCCTCAGGGGCTTGGGATTCTGTATGTGGCCGAAGGGCTGGATGAGTTGCAGCCAACGTTTCTGGCGATGTCGAGCATGGCGCGTCCACCGGCGGACTATATCGCTCGCCCCGAGGACCTCGAGGTTCGGAAAGACGCCGCCCGCTTCGAGTTCGGAAATGTGAACCTGCCGGACCTTCAAGCGCTGTCGTCTGCCATAGACCTTATTGAAAGCGTTGGTGTCCCCGATATCCAGAAGCATGTGGTGGCGCTTGGCGGCCGCCTCATCAAGCATCTCGACGAATTGAGCGTCCGTTTAGTCGGCCCGCGCGAGCACGGTCACCGCTCCCACATTTATGTACTCGCACTACCGGTAAGCAAGTGGGCTGACTTCTTTGCGCGAAACCTCGTCCGTGTTTCGCCCGAGCGTGGGGGCATCCGCGTTTCTTTTGGGATGTTCAACACGTTCGACGATGTGGACCGCCTCGCGGAAATCATCAGGAAGGGACTGAAAGAAGACACGCTCGTTGCTATCGAGCAGGTGGACTAG
- a CDS encoding transporter substrate-binding domain-containing protein, which translates to MLHRLFAKAVILATAGVLASAQAQAADTLAKIKSTGEIRLGVRDASVPFSFLDQDQNYVGFSIDLCHKIVDKLKQSIPNLKVTNVPVTSANRIALVNNGNVDLECASTANSLDRQKQVGFSVATFVSHTRWLVKANSGIKTAADLKGKTVVYTQGSNALAFAKEISEKNNLDLKFIPAHDHSESMLVLENGRAAAFIEDDILLAAKKADAQDPNAFTFLPESYNTLYYGLMMAKDDPAFKKVVDDTLKSLMASGEFDQIYRKWFEDPIPPRSIKLNFPMSADLKERVKTPSDKVPA; encoded by the coding sequence ATGTTGCACAGACTTTTTGCAAAGGCCGTTATCCTCGCAACTGCGGGCGTGCTCGCTTCGGCCCAGGCGCAAGCCGCAGATACGCTTGCGAAAATAAAGAGCACCGGAGAAATCCGTCTTGGCGTGCGTGACGCCTCGGTCCCGTTTTCATTTCTGGACCAGGACCAGAACTACGTCGGATTTTCCATCGACCTTTGTCATAAGATTGTCGATAAGCTGAAGCAAAGCATTCCGAATCTTAAAGTCACCAACGTCCCTGTTACCTCGGCAAACCGCATTGCGCTCGTCAACAACGGCAACGTCGACCTCGAATGCGCAAGCACGGCCAACAGTCTGGACCGACAGAAGCAGGTTGGCTTCTCAGTCGCGACATTCGTGAGTCACACCCGGTGGCTTGTTAAAGCCAACTCTGGCATCAAAACGGCAGCTGACCTCAAAGGGAAGACTGTCGTCTATACGCAGGGCTCGAATGCACTCGCGTTCGCCAAAGAAATCAGCGAAAAGAACAATCTCGATTTGAAGTTCATTCCTGCCCATGACCATAGCGAGTCGATGCTCGTCCTGGAAAATGGTCGTGCAGCGGCGTTCATCGAAGACGATATCCTGCTTGCCGCCAAGAAGGCCGATGCTCAAGACCCTAACGCCTTCACTTTCCTGCCCGAGTCGTACAACACGCTGTATTACGGTCTGATGATGGCGAAGGACGACCCGGCGTTTAAGAAGGTGGTCGACGATACGCTCAAGTCGCTGATGGCGTCGGGCGAATTTGACCAGATTTATCGCAAGTGGTTTGAAGACCCGATTCCGCCGCGCTCAATCAAGCTCAACTTTCCGATGAGCGCGGATTTGAAGGAGCGCGTCAAGACCCCTAGCGACAAGGTCCCGGCGTAA
- a CDS encoding amino acid ABC transporter permease — MQLLFETTVDGDLYINWLLSGLLWTVLLWLGAALIASVFGIVIGSGRTAQSSIFRILSRTYVQVFRNIPLLLQAFLWYFVFPEIVPSALGSAIKTMPPPWASFIPALIAVGLYTGARVAEQVRSGIQALPKGQREDAYALGLSSIDLYICVLIPQALRTMAPSLTSEALALLKNTSVAMTIGLLELTAQAQQMNEFTFRTFESFGIVTLVYFALSLIVYGIAALVSARFATIAKVAASPAQGRT; from the coding sequence ATGCAACTGCTTTTCGAAACGACTGTCGACGGCGACCTGTATATCAACTGGCTGCTGTCTGGACTTCTATGGACGGTGCTGTTATGGCTCGGTGCAGCTTTAATTGCTTCGGTCTTTGGGATCGTAATTGGGTCAGGTCGAACCGCACAGAGCTCAATTTTTCGCATTCTAAGCCGGACCTATGTTCAGGTGTTCCGCAACATTCCTCTACTTCTTCAAGCCTTCCTTTGGTACTTCGTATTTCCAGAGATAGTCCCATCGGCACTCGGGAGCGCAATCAAGACTATGCCTCCGCCATGGGCGAGCTTCATTCCAGCATTGATAGCAGTTGGTCTCTATACAGGTGCACGGGTTGCCGAACAGGTTCGTTCCGGAATTCAGGCTTTGCCGAAGGGACAGCGTGAGGATGCCTATGCATTAGGACTATCGAGCATCGATTTGTACATCTGCGTGCTTATTCCGCAAGCGCTCAGAACGATGGCACCGTCATTGACAAGCGAAGCATTAGCGCTGCTCAAAAATACATCGGTAGCGATGACGATTGGTCTGCTCGAACTGACCGCCCAGGCACAACAGATGAATGAATTTACGTTCCGTACGTTCGAATCATTTGGGATTGTGACTTTGGTCTACTTTGCACTGTCGTTGATTGTCTACGGTATAGCGGCCCTGGTTAGCGCCCGGTTTGCAACCATCGCCAAAGTCGCAGCCAGCCCTGCGCAAGGGAGGACGTGA
- a CDS encoding amino acid ABC transporter permease, producing MNYDFGAIERALPYLAEGMVFTLKLTAFAFMGGLVIGTVLAVIRHIRIPVLDRLVWAYVTVMRSIPLIMVLFWFFFLVPLVLRQFTPGGMSVSISPQLTAFVTYTLFEAAYFCEIIRSGLLSVPGGQYEGAKALGLSTSQAYSLVIVPQALKAVVPIMVTQAIILFQDTSLVYVLSLTDFVGAAAKIAQRDGKLVEFYTFAAFVYFIVCSGFAELADHLRHRRTLKHTVRAPSPNTAAVTN from the coding sequence ATGAATTACGACTTTGGAGCCATCGAGCGGGCGCTCCCCTATCTCGCCGAAGGCATGGTGTTTACGCTCAAGCTAACGGCATTCGCGTTTATGGGCGGGTTAGTTATCGGCACCGTACTGGCGGTAATACGCCATATCCGCATTCCTGTGCTTGACCGCCTTGTGTGGGCATACGTAACCGTGATGCGTTCAATCCCACTCATCATGGTGCTCTTCTGGTTTTTCTTTCTTGTGCCGCTCGTGCTGCGGCAGTTTACTCCGGGTGGGATGTCGGTTTCGATAAGCCCGCAGCTCACGGCGTTTGTCACCTACACGTTATTCGAAGCCGCTTACTTTTGCGAAATCATTCGCTCCGGTCTTCTTTCTGTGCCGGGTGGTCAGTATGAAGGCGCGAAGGCATTGGGACTTTCAACATCGCAGGCCTACTCTCTTGTGATTGTTCCGCAGGCTCTGAAAGCAGTGGTTCCGATTATGGTCACGCAGGCAATTATTCTTTTTCAGGATACGTCGCTTGTCTACGTCCTCTCGCTGACTGACTTCGTGGGCGCGGCGGCGAAGATAGCACAACGTGACGGCAAGCTTGTCGAGTTTTATACGTTTGCAGCCTTCGTCTACTTTATTGTCTGTTCAGGCTTTGCGGAACTCGCCGACCACCTTCGACATCGCAGAACGCTCAAGCACACAGTTCGGGCTCCGTCTCCGAATACGGCCGCGGTGACAAACTGA
- a CDS encoding amino acid ABC transporter ATP-binding protein, with the protein METNQTPVVELVSLTKRFGAHTVLQDINLKVYAGQKVVICGPSGSGKSTLIRCINGLDNIDSGEVIVRDARSGNRYERPSDVRKHVGMVFQSFNLFPHYTVLKNCMLAPMKVSGVDKEQAREIAMKLLNKVRVGNQAEKFPPQLSGGQQQRVAIARALCLNPTVMLFDEPTSALDPEMVKEVLETMVTLATEGMTMLCVTHEMAFARRVADRIVFVDSGKILVDATPEEFFGDAPHPRVRDFLGQVLSHA; encoded by the coding sequence TTGGAAACGAACCAGACACCGGTGGTTGAGCTCGTATCGCTCACCAAGCGCTTCGGGGCTCACACGGTACTTCAGGACATTAACCTGAAGGTGTACGCAGGACAGAAGGTCGTAATTTGCGGGCCATCGGGGTCAGGCAAATCGACCTTGATTCGATGCATAAACGGGCTGGACAACATTGATAGCGGCGAGGTCATTGTGAGAGACGCCCGTTCGGGGAATCGATACGAACGGCCTTCCGACGTCAGAAAGCATGTTGGCATGGTCTTTCAGAGCTTCAACCTTTTCCCCCACTACACGGTGTTGAAGAATTGCATGCTGGCACCGATGAAGGTCAGCGGCGTCGACAAGGAGCAAGCGCGTGAAATTGCGATGAAACTGCTGAACAAGGTTCGCGTCGGAAATCAAGCTGAGAAATTTCCGCCCCAGTTGTCTGGAGGGCAACAACAACGAGTGGCAATCGCCAGAGCACTGTGCCTGAACCCTACCGTTATGCTCTTCGACGAACCGACCTCTGCGCTTGACCCAGAAATGGTCAAGGAGGTTCTCGAAACGATGGTCACCTTAGCCACCGAAGGGATGACGATGCTTTGCGTGACCCACGAAATGGCATTTGCGCGTCGCGTGGCTGACCGGATTGTATTCGTGGACAGTGGAAAGATACTCGTGGATGCAACACCCGAAGAATTTTTCGGAGATGCGCCGCATCCCCGTGTCAGAGACTTCCTGGGTCAGGTGCTATCGCACGCGTAG
- a CDS encoding LysR family transcriptional regulator, with amino-acid sequence MLNLSRLHLLHELSVLGTISAVADAVHLTRPAVSQQLAQLEEELETVLIERSGRGVQLTPAGRRLVARATDLFQMVEEIEAEVAAANVEVSGEVRMSAFGSLASSVVPLAIKHLFDEHPQLSVLFTELEPSEGLRAAAAKQTDIAIVDDLVNAEALANVLEFLPLCVDHFDAVVSANHKLAGRKSIQLSDLAHERWALNQSAATYHTFLLNACYAGGFTPKVTTSSRNTAVTLEMVRTGGAVAVLPRLALRHAEKDQDFSILPIDPVLNRRVFVALPKGTAKRPAVAAVLDALTLAANEYR; translated from the coding sequence ATGCTCAATCTGAGCCGTCTTCATCTGCTTCACGAGCTTTCTGTGCTCGGAACGATCTCGGCAGTCGCGGATGCCGTGCATCTGACGAGGCCTGCCGTTTCGCAGCAGCTTGCACAACTGGAAGAGGAACTGGAAACCGTCCTGATTGAGCGTTCCGGCCGCGGCGTCCAGTTGACCCCGGCAGGGCGACGTCTCGTCGCGCGAGCCACCGACCTGTTCCAGATGGTCGAAGAAATCGAGGCCGAGGTGGCAGCGGCCAATGTCGAAGTCAGCGGCGAAGTCCGGATGTCGGCGTTCGGGTCGCTTGCTAGCAGTGTGGTGCCGCTCGCTATCAAGCACCTGTTTGACGAGCATCCGCAGTTGAGCGTGCTCTTCACCGAACTGGAGCCGTCAGAGGGGCTTCGCGCCGCGGCGGCGAAGCAGACGGATATCGCAATCGTCGACGACCTTGTGAATGCCGAAGCGCTGGCAAACGTGCTTGAGTTTCTCCCCTTGTGCGTTGACCACTTTGACGCCGTCGTCTCGGCGAACCACAAACTCGCAGGGCGTAAGTCAATCCAACTTTCAGACCTCGCTCACGAGCGGTGGGCTCTGAACCAGTCAGCGGCCACGTATCACACGTTTCTGCTCAACGCCTGTTATGCGGGAGGCTTCACGCCCAAGGTTACGACGAGCAGCCGGAATACCGCGGTAACGCTGGAAATGGTCAGGACAGGCGGTGCCGTGGCTGTGCTGCCGCGGCTCGCACTTCGCCACGCAGAAAAAGACCAGGACTTTTCAATCTTGCCAATCGACCCGGTCTTGAATCGGCGAGTGTTCGTTGCCCTGCCCAAAGGGACCGCGAAACGTCCGGCGGTAGCGGCAGTGCTCGATGCACTGACGCTTGCGGCCAACGAATATCGGTGA
- a CDS encoding NAD(P)-dependent oxidoreductase, translating into MKVAFIGVGRMGGRMAARLIAAGHQVRVYDPSQAAMDALAAKGATAAKSPAEAAVDAERILLSLPSPKTLRDAVTGGDGVLKAAAEGAIIVDFSTVDPATTKEIAAAAAEKKVSFVDSPVSGGVAGAENGKLVLMVGGNADVIEKLKPVFDVLAGRVVHCGDIGAGQLTKLSHNLLTAINTVALGEVLTASVKAGAKLDVLCDVLTAGLAGSKMLDYLPKTLFTAERPANFAIDLMHKDIKLCLDEFSNLPMPLGQLVLQTYNAARAKGLGGKDSTSVNEIYEVLLGVRLSLPSA; encoded by the coding sequence ATGAAGGTTGCATTTATCGGTGTGGGACGCATGGGTGGCCGAATGGCTGCGCGCCTGATTGCAGCAGGTCATCAGGTCCGCGTATACGACCCAAGCCAGGCGGCAATGGATGCGCTCGCAGCGAAAGGGGCTACAGCAGCGAAGAGTCCCGCCGAAGCGGCCGTCGACGCAGAGCGGATTCTCCTGAGCCTGCCGAGCCCGAAGACCTTGCGTGATGCGGTAACGGGTGGCGACGGCGTCCTCAAGGCGGCTGCCGAAGGCGCAATCATCGTCGACTTCAGCACAGTCGACCCGGCGACCACCAAGGAAATCGCCGCAGCAGCTGCGGAAAAGAAAGTCTCGTTCGTCGACTCTCCCGTTAGCGGCGGCGTCGCCGGCGCAGAGAACGGCAAGCTCGTCCTGATGGTCGGTGGCAACGCGGATGTGATTGAGAAGCTCAAGCCCGTCTTTGATGTGCTCGCGGGCCGTGTTGTCCATTGCGGCGATATCGGTGCAGGTCAGCTGACCAAGTTGAGCCACAACCTCCTCACCGCAATCAATACCGTCGCCCTCGGCGAAGTTCTGACGGCGAGCGTCAAGGCAGGCGCAAAGCTTGACGTCCTGTGTGACGTGCTGACCGCAGGTCTCGCAGGCAGCAAGATGCTCGACTACCTGCCGAAGACGCTCTTCACAGCCGAGCGCCCGGCGAACTTCGCCATCGACCTCATGCACAAGGACATCAAGCTGTGTCTGGATGAGTTCTCGAATCTGCCGATGCCCCTCGGCCAGCTTGTGCTCCAGACGTACAACGCGGCACGCGCGAAGGGTCTGGGCGGCAAGGACTCGACGAGCGTCAACGAAATCTATGAAGTGCTGCTCGGCGTCCGCCTCAGCCTGCCGTCCGCGTAA
- a CDS encoding aldehyde dehydrogenase family protein: MNSRTDNLNTEVVLPKAGITGLLINNEWRTPAKGQTLDVENPSHRERLATIGASDADDVNAAVAAAAAAFPKWRRLASRARGALLTELGNRVTANAEEIARVLAAESGNALRTQSRPEVLGAAEVLRYYGGVIAEQKGETLPLGPGLFSYSTREPLGVVGAIIPWNSPVVLAAVKIGMALGTGNTLVLKPAEDAPLAVIKIAELATGLFPNGVFNVVTGTGVDAGAPLAAHPNVAKVSFTGSLEVGKLVGHAVADRIGHATLELGGKSPCIVYPDSATPEYVDATVTGIINAMRFARQGQSCTAGSRLYVHKDVWDVVMTKLVAKVKELKIGDALDESNDIGAIINAERYSEVRAFIKEAIDAGAKVLTGSLPSTIDEAKGFFPEPVIFAGVDNSWRVSREEVFGPVLVAIPWSDEDEVIRWANDTVYGLAAYVFTNDITKALKATEQIDAGWLQVNRAGGQIPGMSYGGAKQSGIGAEYSIEGALEAYTSRKSVTINV, from the coding sequence GTGAACTCCCGCACCGACAATCTGAATACTGAAGTCGTCCTGCCGAAGGCAGGTATCACCGGCCTGCTCATCAACAATGAATGGCGCACGCCGGCTAAGGGCCAAACGCTCGACGTGGAAAATCCATCGCATCGCGAAAGACTGGCCACCATTGGCGCAAGCGACGCCGATGACGTGAATGCAGCTGTTGCAGCTGCAGCAGCTGCTTTCCCGAAGTGGCGCCGGCTGGCATCGCGCGCCCGGGGCGCGTTGCTGACCGAACTGGGCAATCGAGTCACGGCAAACGCTGAAGAGATTGCGCGTGTACTGGCCGCCGAAAGCGGCAATGCCTTGCGCACGCAAAGCCGTCCGGAAGTGCTGGGGGCGGCGGAAGTGTTGCGCTACTACGGCGGTGTGATTGCCGAGCAAAAAGGCGAGACGCTTCCGTTGGGCCCGGGCCTCTTTAGCTACTCGACGCGCGAGCCTCTCGGTGTCGTGGGCGCGATCATTCCGTGGAATTCGCCGGTCGTGCTGGCTGCTGTGAAAATCGGCATGGCATTGGGCACGGGCAACACCTTGGTCCTGAAGCCTGCGGAAGATGCTCCGTTGGCCGTCATCAAAATTGCGGAGCTTGCAACCGGACTGTTCCCGAACGGCGTATTCAACGTCGTAACGGGCACTGGCGTCGACGCCGGCGCGCCGCTGGCCGCTCATCCGAACGTCGCGAAGGTGTCCTTCACAGGCTCCCTCGAAGTCGGGAAGCTGGTGGGCCACGCGGTCGCAGACCGCATCGGTCATGCAACCCTCGAGCTCGGCGGCAAGAGTCCGTGCATCGTCTATCCCGATTCCGCTACGCCCGAATACGTTGACGCTACGGTCACGGGCATTATCAATGCGATGCGCTTTGCACGACAGGGGCAATCGTGTACGGCTGGCTCGCGCCTGTACGTTCACAAGGACGTCTGGGACGTGGTGATGACCAAACTGGTCGCCAAGGTCAAGGAGCTGAAGATTGGCGATGCGCTCGACGAATCGAACGACATTGGCGCCATCATCAACGCGGAGCGTTATTCGGAAGTCCGCGCTTTCATCAAGGAAGCGATTGATGCGGGCGCCAAGGTTCTTACCGGTTCGCTGCCCTCGACCATCGATGAAGCAAAAGGCTTCTTCCCTGAGCCGGTCATCTTTGCCGGCGTCGACAACAGCTGGCGTGTTTCGCGCGAAGAAGTGTTTGGCCCGGTACTCGTCGCGATTCCCTGGTCTGACGAAGACGAAGTCATTCGTTGGGCGAACGACACCGTGTACGGCCTCGCCGCATACGTATTTACGAACGACATCACGAAGGCCCTCAAGGCAACCGAGCAGATCGATGCCGGCTGGCTGCAAGTGAATCGAGCGGGCGGTCAGATTCCGGGCATGTCGTACGGCGGTGCAAAGCAGAGTGGTATCGGTGCGGAATACTCCATCGAAGGCGCGCTCGAAGCATACACATCTCGCAAGAGCGTGACGATTAACGTTTAA
- a CDS encoding MFS transporter, with protein MSANLAATTHDDAHESHRSSTRAAFSSFIGTTVEWYDYFLYGTAAALVFPKVFFNELTPELATLASMASFAVAFVLRPLGGMVIGHFGDRMGRKKMLVFTLLVMGLCTAAIGFLPSYNAVGYWSPGLLILLRVIQGFALGGEWGGAALMTVEHAPDGRRGLFGATMQMGVPAGLLVSTGAFALVSALPDEQFFAWGWRLPFIFSLALLFVGMYIRLQVSEPPSFEKVRSSGNVSRAPLLEVWQNEKKKTFIMVFFQTVANVGYFLITVYALTYITNTLHLPRSVASTGLLVAAAVDLFMQPVFGWLSDKVGRKVVYGFGAIFFAVYAFPLFWMLDTANPVLITIALSLGLGIGHASTGSLHGVIYAEQYPTRYRFSGSSTAYQLSGIISSAPTPLIAAWLVARTGNSMAVSWYVAVAALISLVCVLLVKETFREPIDR; from the coding sequence ATGAGTGCAAACCTGGCAGCAACCACGCATGACGACGCGCACGAGTCGCACCGTTCGTCCACACGAGCGGCATTCAGCTCGTTCATCGGAACGACCGTTGAGTGGTACGACTACTTTCTTTACGGGACGGCAGCAGCACTGGTTTTCCCGAAAGTGTTCTTCAACGAACTGACGCCCGAATTGGCCACTCTGGCATCGATGGCGTCATTCGCGGTGGCGTTTGTCCTGCGGCCCTTGGGCGGCATGGTGATTGGTCACTTTGGCGACCGCATGGGCCGAAAGAAAATGCTCGTGTTCACGCTGCTCGTGATGGGCCTGTGCACAGCCGCGATTGGCTTCCTGCCCTCGTATAACGCTGTCGGCTACTGGAGTCCCGGCCTGCTGATTCTCCTGCGCGTCATCCAGGGATTTGCCCTCGGGGGTGAGTGGGGTGGCGCGGCGCTGATGACGGTCGAGCATGCGCCTGATGGCAGACGGGGTCTCTTCGGCGCAACCATGCAGATGGGCGTGCCTGCTGGCCTACTCGTTTCGACCGGCGCCTTCGCGCTTGTGTCCGCACTTCCGGACGAACAGTTCTTTGCGTGGGGCTGGCGCCTGCCGTTCATCTTCAGTCTCGCCCTCCTGTTTGTCGGCATGTACATCCGCCTCCAGGTTAGCGAGCCGCCGAGTTTCGAGAAGGTCAGGTCATCGGGTAACGTGTCGCGGGCACCGTTGCTCGAAGTCTGGCAGAACGAGAAGAAAAAGACCTTCATCATGGTCTTCTTCCAGACCGTAGCGAATGTCGGTTACTTCCTGATTACGGTCTACGCCCTCACGTACATCACGAACACTTTGCATCTGCCGCGTAGTGTCGCCTCGACGGGATTACTTGTGGCAGCCGCTGTCGACCTTTTCATGCAGCCAGTGTTCGGCTGGCTTTCCGACAAGGTTGGACGCAAGGTCGTGTACGGGTTCGGGGCAATCTTCTTCGCGGTGTATGCATTTCCGCTGTTCTGGATGCTCGACACCGCTAATCCTGTGCTCATCACGATTGCACTCTCGCTCGGTCTCGGCATCGGTCACGCGTCGACCGGTTCGTTGCACGGCGTGATTTACGCCGAGCAGTATCCGACGCGGTATCGCTTTAGTGGTTCGTCGACGGCGTATCAACTCTCGGGAATTATTTCGAGCGCGCCCACACCGTTGATTGCGGCGTGGCTCGTTGCTCGCACCGGAAATTCGATGGCTGTCTCGTGGTACGTCGCCGTCGCGGCGCTCATATCACTCGTGTGCGTGCTGCTCGTCAAAGAGACGTTCCGTGAACCCATTGACCGATAA